A segment of the Streptomyces sp. Tu 2975 genome:
CACCGGCTCCTTGGCGGTCACCTTCAGAGTGGAATCGCTGGTACGGCCGGTTGCGATCTGCTGCATGGAGCCGACCGGACCGGAAGGATTCAGCGAATCAACGGCGTAGACGCTGATGGTGGTGTGGTCTCCGCCGTAGCGCAACGCTATGGACGCGCCGGCGACGTCTTTCTCGGAGCCGAGGTCGTAGACGATGCCGACGCCCTGCTTCACGGACGGCACCAGAGCGGGTCCGTCGAAGTAGCTCCGGCTCCGCCAGTAGGTGGTGCTGTCCGAGTCATGAGTGGCCCCGACGTTGTTCGCGTTCTGCGGCGCCCCGTCCGGTGCGTACTCCTGGGCGTCCTGAATGGCCAGAGGCACGGGTGTGTCGGACTTGTCCCCGTCCTGGTTCGTGGTCTCCGTCTCCGAGGTCTTGGGCTCCTCCGAGCCGTTGCGGTTGTCCAGCAACTTGTCGGCGACCTGCCAGCTACCGAGTCCGAGCGCGGCGATGAGGAGTGCCGACACGGCCCACTTGAGGGCCTTGCCCGTACGGGTCTGCAGGGGCGGCGGCGGGGTCGGCGTCGGCTGGGTGGCACCGGCTCCCGGCATGGCCGCGGGGCGGGCGTAGTTGCCCTGCTGGTAGGTGGTTCGCTGGTACTCGGGCGGCGCCGTGAACGCCGGCTCCGGCGGGCGGATGCGTGGCATCGCGGCGACGGCCTTGGCCAGTTCGTCAGGCGTCGTGCAGGGCGGCTCCTGGCGGGACGCGGTGGCGCCGTCGTTGACCAGGGCCCGCATGGCCAGCTCGGACAGGCCGCGGTGCACACCGGCCCGCACCTGGTCGGGAGCGACCAGGCCGACTCCCTTGGGGAGGCCGGTGAGTCCGTACGCGTCGTTCTCGTACGGCCAGCGCTGCGTCAGCGCTGCGTACAGGAGGGCGCCGATGGCCTCCGTGTCGGTGCGCTGGGGGCCGTCGACGGAGATGCCGCGCAGGGCGGCGTTGACCGCCAGTCCGCGGATCCGGTACTGCCCTGTCGAGGTACGCAGCACGGCACCGGGAGTGAGCCTCAGGTGGGCGAGTCCCTCCCGGTGGGCGGCAGCCATCGCCTGGGAGACCTGGTCGACGAGCTGGTACGCGTCGTGCGGCTCGAACGGGCCGGCGGCCAGGAGAGCCGTCAGCTCGACGGCGTCGGGCAGCCATTCGTGGACGACGTAGACGAGGTCGTTCTCCTCGACGGCGTCGAGGACCTGGACGAACCGGGGGTCACCGAGGAGGGCCGAGGATCGGGCGGCTGCCAGAACCGAGCGTGCTCGGGGATGGTCGGCCGGCAGGATGTGCACGCCGACCGCGCGCCGGAGTTTCTCGTCGACGGCGCGCCAACTGCTGAAACCGTCCAGACGGGTGACGCACTCCTCGAGCCGATAGCGTCTGGCGAGCTTGTGGCCGCTGTGAAGTTCGGGCGTCGAGTAGGACGGTTCGCCGCCCTGCCGTTCGCCTTCCTTGTCGAGCGCGGCCTCTTCCGCCGCGTTCTGAGAGCCCGCTGCCGGAGACTCTGCCGCCTGGGTGTCTGCCGCCCCGTCGGTCGTGGCCTTGCCCGCCTTCGCGGTCAGCGGTTCGTCCCCGCCGTTGTCGGCCACGTCGACGGCAGCCGTGCTACGTTCCGCCACCGTCGTTCCTGCCTCCCCATCCGTTGCGCCATGTCCAACAGCCATGCCAATTGTGCCCACAGTCCGACGCTATGCACGACACGCGGGGTCCGACGATGGTTGTGCGGAACGGGCCCGCAGCCGGCCGTCGTCGTGATTGTGACGACGTCTAGCGGCCGAGCCGGCCACGGATCATGCCGACCATGGCGTTGAGTTCCTCGATCCGCATCCGCTTCGCAGCCACGAAGAAGACGCCCAGCAGCACGATGCCGCCCACCACGAGCGCTACCACGGAGCCCCCCGCGCCGCTGCCGAGTCCCATCAGAATGCCGTAGGCCACGGCGCCGCCGACCACCGCCGCCGGGACGGACGCCATGGACAGCCGGGCATAGGTGCGCATGACGTGAGCGCCGTCCAGATCACCGCCAAGACGGTTCTTGAGCCTCCGCCAGGCGACGCCGACACCGACGGCGTAGGCGAGGCCGTAGGAGGCGGCCATGCCGACCACGGCCCACTGGGCGGGCAGCAGCACGTAACAGAGAGCGGAGGCACCAGCGTTGACGACGGCGACGATGACCGTGTTGTAGAAGGGCGTCCGGGTGTCCTCGTACGCGTAGAACCCACGCAGCACCACGTACTGCACGGAGTACGGGATGAGGCCGAGTCCGAAGGCCATGAGGATGAAGCCCATGCCCCGGGCCGCCTCCGTGCCCGTGGAGGCGAAGAGCAGCGTCGACATGGGCAGTCCGAGCGCGAGGAACGCGAACGACACCGGAACGATGGCGACGGCCGAGTTGCGAAGGCCCTGGGAGATGTCGTCGCGGACGGCACCGGGATCGTTGTCGTGGGCCGCGCGGGAGATGCGCGGCAGCAGGGCAGCCATGACGGAGACGGTGATGATGGCCTGCGGCATGCCCCAGATCAGCTGGGCGTTGGCGTAGGCGATGAAGCCCGCGCCCTGCTTTCCGGACGCCTCGCCCGCGGCCGTGGCGAGCTGGGTGACGACCAGAACGCCCGCCTGATTCGCGAGGACGAAGAGGACGGTCCACTTGGCCAGCTTCACGGTCTTGCCGAGCCCGTGGCCCTTCCAGTCGAACCGGGGACGGAAGCGGAAGCCTGTCTCCCGCAGGTACGGGATCATCGCCAGTGCCTGGACGACAAGACCGAGCAGCGTCCCGATGCCCAGCAGCCGGACCCCCTCCGCGGGAATCGTCTGCACACCCATCATGGACTCGGCGGAGGTGCCGTACACCCAGATGAACAGCCCGAAGGTGGTGATCATGACGATGTTGTTCAGGACCGGGGTCCACATCATCGCGCCGAACCTGCCACGGGCGTTGAGGATCTGCCCCATGACCACATGGATGCCCATGAAGAAAATCGTGGGCAGGCAGTAGCGGGCGAAGGTGACCGCGACGCTGTTGGCGGCCTGATCGCTCGCGATCGTGTCCGACATCAGCCGGATCAGCAGCGGTGCTGCGAAGACCGCGATCGCGACGATCGCGCCGAGCGCCACCATCACCAGCGTGAGCAGACGGTTGGCGTAGGCCTCGCCGCCGTCGTCGTCGTTCTTCATCGCACGGACCAGCTGCGGAACGAAGACGGAGTTGAGACCGCCGCCGACCGTGAGGATGTAGATCATCGTCGGCAGCGTGTAGGCGATGGTGAACGTGTCGCCGAGGAGCGCGGCACCGAGGGCGGCGGTGATCACGAGACTGCGGACGAAGCCCGTGAGGCGGGACACCAGGGTTCCGGCCGCCATCACAGCACTCGACTTCAGCAAGCCCGCGGCCCGGCCTGCGGGCTTCTTGGGGCGGGCGGCGCCGG
Coding sequences within it:
- a CDS encoding protein kinase family protein, producing the protein MAERSTAAVDVADNGGDEPLTAKAGKATTDGAADTQAAESPAAGSQNAAEEAALDKEGERQGGEPSYSTPELHSGHKLARRYRLEECVTRLDGFSSWRAVDEKLRRAVGVHILPADHPRARSVLAAARSSALLGDPRFVQVLDAVEENDLVYVVHEWLPDAVELTALLAAGPFEPHDAYQLVDQVSQAMAAAHREGLAHLRLTPGAVLRTSTGQYRIRGLAVNAALRGISVDGPQRTDTEAIGALLYAALTQRWPYENDAYGLTGLPKGVGLVAPDQVRAGVHRGLSELAMRALVNDGATASRQEPPCTTPDELAKAVAAMPRIRPPEPAFTAPPEYQRTTYQQGNYARPAAMPGAGATQPTPTPPPPLQTRTGKALKWAVSALLIAALGLGSWQVADKLLDNRNGSEEPKTSETETTNQDGDKSDTPVPLAIQDAQEYAPDGAPQNANNVGATHDSDSTTYWRSRSYFDGPALVPSVKQGVGIVYDLGSEKDVAGASIALRYGGDHTTISVYAVDSLNPSGPVGSMQQIATGRTSDSTLKVTAKEPVKSRYVLLWMTAMPYSPQDEYSDPGYKQGITDVAFTG